From the Pedobacter cryoconitis genome, one window contains:
- a CDS encoding DoxX family protein has translation MKNSSGLAQLFLRLALGLGFLLPVMDRLGWLGANGSSGVSWGDWKHFIDYSNTLMPFLNRPFANIMGLIATVSEAVFGIFLIIGLKIKYISLGAAALTLGFGLCMAIFVRIGAPFAYPVFVFTGAALVLSGIGHYKWSIENFTTAKKA, from the coding sequence ATGAAAAATTCTTCAGGGCTTGCCCAATTATTTTTACGCCTCGCCCTTGGTCTTGGCTTTTTATTACCTGTTATGGACAGATTAGGTTGGTTGGGAGCTAACGGTTCGAGTGGTGTTTCCTGGGGTGATTGGAAACATTTTATTGATTATTCTAATACTTTAATGCCCTTCCTGAACAGGCCATTTGCAAATATTATGGGATTGATCGCTACAGTTTCCGAGGCAGTGTTTGGTATCTTCCTGATCATTGGTTTAAAGATTAAATATATCTCTTTAGGTGCCGCAGCGTTGACACTTGGTTTTGGTTTATGCATGGCCATATTTGTAAGGATCGGCGCTCCTTTCGCCTATCCTGTATTTGTTTTCACAGGAGCTGCTCTTGTACTCTCGGGAATTGGTCATTATAAATGGAGTATAGAGAATTTTACAACTGCTAAAAAAGCATAA
- a CDS encoding nuclear transport factor 2 family protein, translated as MQTIEESIAQYGKAWSTKGLENIKIALKNCWTPVSTYVDTQNDMITGIDDLAAHINELHEQTPGNKLQQLSKVDHHHNSGRFSWEFTGPDGKKIPGMDFLEFNDQNQIKSIVGFFGPFTDL; from the coding sequence ATGCAAACAATAGAAGAATCAATAGCTCAATATGGCAAAGCCTGGAGCACAAAAGGACTTGAAAACATAAAAATAGCTTTAAAAAATTGCTGGACGCCGGTAAGTACATACGTTGATACACAAAACGATATGATTACGGGCATCGATGATCTTGCCGCTCATATTAACGAATTACATGAGCAAACTCCAGGAAATAAATTACAACAGCTTTCCAAGGTTGATCATCACCATAATAGTGGACGTTTTAGCTGGGAGTTTACGGGTCCGGATGGTAAAAAAATACCAGGCATGGATTTCCTGGAGTTCAACGATCAAAATCAGATCAAAAGCATTGTAGGGTTTTTCGGCCCTTTTACTGATCTTTAA
- a CDS encoding helix-turn-helix domain-containing protein — protein sequence MPKKSNHIPVNTLPSGTREGIIIFRTSCNGPPDVKEVGRPHRDNGHLFILQEKGTTHIEIDFEKHSIEESSVIYINPDQIHHLIGFENATFTSWIITSENLQQENLKLLADLTPVSALILNQETLSIISATAALCIQFSERKHEKLFNSILKESCNTLVTLVASQYLSEAKTTNNYSRFEVITKSFKSSLAHHFMKIKSPMAYAQQLNISTPYLNECVKTATGHPVSYHIHQRIILEAKRLLYHSSKSIKEIAGELGYDDYSYFTRLFVKTTGMTPLAFRTKNLE from the coding sequence ATGCCTAAAAAAAGCAACCATATCCCTGTGAATACACTACCTTCCGGAACAAGGGAAGGAATAATTATTTTCAGAACATCCTGTAATGGCCCCCCCGATGTCAAAGAAGTCGGGCGACCACACCGTGACAATGGTCATCTATTTATTCTACAGGAAAAGGGAACGACACATATTGAAATTGACTTTGAAAAACACAGCATAGAAGAATCATCTGTTATCTATATCAACCCCGATCAAATACATCATTTGATAGGTTTTGAAAATGCAACATTTACCAGCTGGATAATCACCAGTGAAAATCTACAGCAGGAAAACCTGAAATTACTGGCAGACCTCACCCCTGTAAGCGCTTTGATTTTAAACCAGGAGACACTCTCTATCATTTCAGCAACAGCTGCCCTTTGCATACAATTTTCTGAAAGGAAACACGAGAAGCTCTTTAATTCCATCCTGAAAGAAAGTTGTAACACCCTGGTCACTTTAGTTGCATCCCAGTATTTATCTGAAGCTAAAACCACAAATAACTATTCACGTTTCGAGGTGATTACCAAATCATTCAAATCTTCTTTAGCGCATCATTTTATGAAGATAAAAAGCCCAATGGCATATGCTCAACAGCTGAACATATCTACTCCGTATCTGAATGAATGCGTCAAAACTGCAACCGGGCATCCTGTTTCTTATCACATACACCAGCGTATTATACTGGAAGCCAAACGCTTGCTTTACCACTCCAGTAAATCCATAAAAGAGATTGCCGGTGAACTCGGTTATGATGATTATTCTTATTTTACACGGCTATTTGTAAAAACCACAGGGATGACACCTTTAGCTTTTCGGACTAAAAACCTCGAATAG
- a CDS encoding FAD-dependent oxidoreductase gives MEASKTINLLQNKEIAIVGGGPGGLTLARLLQLKGANVKVYERDCGKEARIQGAIVDLHFDSGLKVMEEADLMDAFKANYMPGADKYRMVDKDVNVLIDEHNQSSDAGFGDEHFRPEIDRGALRNMLIDALLPDTVAWDSQFVSMELVNESWELKFKNGTTATADIVIGAEGYRSKIRPYLTDIKALYSGATIIQGEIDYPEKVCPEIYALVNKANLIAMDNGKTIAVQPRGDGGLTFYASSLYPEDWIKNSGIDFSDSEQVYAYLVKYYEGWNPIFFTLFEACKHFVPRPLNYFPLDQNWDTKQNLTLIGDAAHLMPPSGEGVNTAMMDALDLSDCLTSGEFQNVQAAIAAYEKRMRTRATLLGKEALEGIKDFASPSEESIKKLIEQFSQNANL, from the coding sequence ATGGAAGCATCAAAAACAATCAATCTATTACAAAATAAAGAAATAGCAATCGTAGGTGGTGGCCCGGGGGGCTTAACATTAGCCAGGCTTTTACAGCTCAAAGGGGCCAATGTGAAGGTTTATGAACGGGATTGTGGCAAAGAAGCACGCATACAAGGTGCAATCGTTGATTTACACTTTGACTCCGGCTTGAAAGTTATGGAAGAAGCAGATTTGATGGATGCTTTCAAAGCGAATTACATGCCTGGGGCTGACAAGTATCGCATGGTTGACAAAGATGTAAATGTACTCATAGATGAGCATAATCAAAGTTCCGATGCCGGTTTTGGTGACGAACATTTTAGACCAGAGATTGACAGAGGCGCGTTAAGAAATATGTTAATAGATGCGCTTCTTCCAGATACCGTTGCCTGGGATAGTCAGTTTGTAAGCATGGAGCTGGTAAATGAGAGCTGGGAACTTAAGTTCAAAAATGGCACAACAGCTACTGCGGATATTGTAATCGGAGCCGAAGGATACCGCTCAAAAATCCGTCCTTACCTAACAGACATTAAAGCACTGTATTCAGGGGCAACTATTATCCAGGGAGAGATAGATTATCCTGAAAAAGTTTGTCCTGAAATTTATGCATTGGTTAATAAAGCCAATCTTATTGCAATGGATAACGGAAAAACTATTGCTGTGCAGCCAAGAGGTGATGGTGGCCTGACGTTTTATGCTTCATCTCTGTATCCTGAAGACTGGATCAAAAACAGTGGTATTGATTTTAGTGATAGTGAACAAGTATATGCTTACCTGGTTAAATATTATGAAGGTTGGAACCCAATATTTTTCACACTCTTTGAAGCCTGTAAACATTTTGTTCCAAGACCACTGAACTATTTCCCTTTAGACCAAAATTGGGATACAAAACAAAACCTTACACTGATTGGAGATGCAGCTCATTTGATGCCTCCATCAGGTGAAGGGGTTAATACGGCCATGATGGATGCTTTAGATTTAAGCGACTGTCTTACCAGTGGTGAATTTCAAAATGTACAAGCTGCCATTGCAGCCTATGAAAAGCGAATGCGGACAAGAGCTACCCTATTAGGGAAAGAGGCGCTCGAAGGGATAAAAGATTTTGCTTCCCCTTCTGAGGAATCAATTAAGAAGCTTATTGAACAGTTTAGCCAGAATGCAAACCTGTAA
- a CDS encoding L-dopachrome tautomerase-related protein translates to MKLKLIFFATIFFIANRLSAQAINQAKLETVAAMDVRPGDVAVSAGGRVFATIHPLGSQKTQLVEIVNGKALPYPNAGYQKNNKKASNATFDSMLGLIFDKHDKLWVIDMGLELVKTRLWAFDISKNKVVEKIELSADVAPKGTFAQDVAIDEEHGWAYLADITNPSIIALNLKTKKATRFSGHPSLQAEDKDMVIDGSVVYFGGKPARVGIDPITLSADKETLFFGAMNGSIWYKVPAKLFREGKDNQTIGNAITKAGNKPFSDGALTDAAGNHYFTNLQEHAITKLDTNGKLSHVIQDNEKLLWPDNAYLAADGWLYISTNQLNTTTAFTGKPDSGKAPFYIYKLKL, encoded by the coding sequence ATGAAACTAAAATTGATATTTTTTGCAACGATATTTTTCATAGCCAACAGGCTATCTGCACAAGCAATAAATCAGGCCAAACTGGAAACTGTAGCTGCTATGGACGTCCGCCCTGGTGATGTAGCTGTTTCTGCCGGGGGAAGGGTATTTGCAACCATCCATCCGCTGGGAAGCCAAAAAACACAATTGGTTGAAATTGTAAATGGAAAAGCACTTCCTTATCCAAACGCCGGTTATCAGAAAAATAATAAAAAAGCAAGTAACGCTACATTTGATTCCATGCTGGGGCTGATCTTTGACAAGCATGATAAGCTGTGGGTAATAGATATGGGCCTGGAATTAGTCAAAACAAGGCTCTGGGCTTTCGATATCAGTAAAAACAAAGTTGTTGAAAAGATAGAACTGTCTGCTGATGTCGCGCCTAAAGGAACTTTTGCACAAGATGTAGCGATTGATGAAGAGCATGGCTGGGCTTATTTAGCAGATATTACCAATCCAAGTATCATTGCCCTTAACCTTAAAACAAAAAAAGCAACGAGATTCAGCGGACATCCATCTTTACAGGCAGAAGATAAAGATATGGTGATTGACGGAAGTGTTGTTTATTTTGGAGGCAAGCCTGCCCGTGTTGGTATTGACCCCATTACATTATCTGCCGATAAAGAAACTTTGTTTTTTGGTGCCATGAACGGTAGCATCTGGTATAAAGTACCTGCAAAGCTTTTCAGAGAAGGGAAGGATAATCAAACTATCGGTAATGCGATAACCAAAGCCGGTAACAAACCATTTAGTGATGGTGCACTTACTGATGCAGCAGGTAATCATTACTTTACCAATTTGCAAGAGCATGCTATTACCAAACTGGATACCAATGGCAAACTAAGCCATGTGATACAGGACAATGAAAAACTGTTATGGCCTGATAATGCGTACCTGGCGGCTGATGGCTGGTTATATATCTCCACTAACCAACTCAATACGACTACGGCATTTACCGGTAAACCAGATAGCGGCAAAGCGCCATTTTATATTTATAAATTAAAATTATAG
- a CDS encoding AraC family transcriptional regulator encodes MNREALYEPFEIVYKKLDECPKGEHKHLFFELVYVLSGTGKQCINGNKFNYHADHMFLITPDDCHSFEIETTTEFFFLRFGNVYIRSQDFHTDDIKRLEYILQNASHQPGCILKNISDKPLVRTLISATMAEYVNRDLYNKELVTKMVDTMIVVVARNIAKYMPSAIKEDAEEKALELLNYIQANIYSPEKLRAESLSSKFGVSEHYFGKYFKKHTNETLQQYIANLRIRLVEARLRFSDMRINEIAGELGFTDESHLNKFFKSQKGVSPKAFRNKMNEAQISN; translated from the coding sequence ATGAACAGAGAAGCACTATACGAGCCTTTTGAAATTGTATATAAGAAGCTGGATGAATGCCCTAAAGGTGAACACAAGCACTTATTTTTCGAACTTGTTTATGTTTTATCCGGTACAGGCAAACAGTGTATCAACGGCAATAAATTCAATTACCATGCAGACCACATGTTCCTGATCACACCGGATGATTGCCATTCTTTTGAGATTGAAACAACCACAGAATTTTTCTTTCTGCGGTTTGGCAATGTATACATCCGTTCACAGGACTTTCACACTGATGATATCAAAAGATTGGAATATATTCTGCAAAATGCGAGTCATCAGCCGGGTTGCATTCTCAAAAACATCTCAGATAAGCCTTTGGTTCGTACGCTGATTAGTGCGACAATGGCAGAATACGTCAACCGCGATCTTTACAACAAAGAATTGGTAACTAAAATGGTAGATACCATGATTGTAGTGGTTGCCAGGAATATAGCCAAGTATATGCCCAGTGCGATTAAGGAAGATGCAGAAGAAAAAGCGCTTGAACTTTTAAATTATATTCAAGCCAATATTTACAGCCCGGAAAAGCTGAGAGCAGAAAGTTTAAGCAGTAAATTTGGTGTCTCAGAACATTATTTTGGCAAATATTTTAAGAAACACACCAATGAGACCTTACAGCAATATATCGCCAATCTCAGGATCAGACTGGTAGAAGCACGGTTGCGTTTCAGTGATATGCGCATCAATGAAATAGCTGGTGAACTCGGTTTTACCGACGAAAGCCATCTGAACAAATTTTTCAAATCTCAGAAAGGAGTAAGTCCTAAAGCATTTAGAAATAAGATGAACGAAGCTCAGATTTCTAATTAA
- a CDS encoding PAS domain S-box protein — protein sequence MTKSLDVPESNADVIAASEVRLRALLIATSDVIYSMSADWRVMRELDGRGFLKDAKEPTIDWKSNNVHPEDLDKVNAAIDEAIKEKKIFQLEHRVLRVDGTPGWTFSRAVPILDDQDQIIEWFGTASDITERKNTEEALRISRVLSDQQKRVYETITSNTPDLMYVFDLNYRFTYANSALLSMWGKTWDTAIGKKLLENGYEPWHAEMHEREIDQIIKTKQPIRGEVSFPHAILGRRVYDYILTPVLNEQGEVEAVAGTTRDITERKQWEEALATGAEELQAINEEMAATNEELAASNEVLTTTNEKLALVNQELLIAKQKVEEAQAAFRLAVSAANFGTWFIHSVTREFITDARLKELFGYYPEEPLSIEQATAQITEEYRDYASSTLENAIYNNGDYDITYPVIGFHDHKLRWLRAIGNLKVDPSGTFSAFTGVVMDITEQHLAAAEIKHAEENLRMAIDAAGLGTYYINAAERIFVVSAKLKEFFGYFPEDEVTYDAAINQIHPDYRQEVVNSIESAFTKGTRFDMEYPIIGYHDGKTRWVRGIGEVQHREGTNYFTGLIHEITEKKLDEIRKNDFIGMVSHELKTPLTSMKGYIQLLLVKLKKQEDDFFIGALEKANGQVTKMTSMINGFLNLSRLESGKIHIDLKKFDLALLVKEVELEFLATTLGHQLLFEPIESSFVNADREKIGQVIHNLISNAIKYSPSGSSISIACYSANGLANISIKDHGMGIKSDDLPKIFDRYYRVEGNHMFSISGFGIGLYLCSEIINRHEGKIWAESEFGKGSTFGFSLAKVYNQ from the coding sequence ATGACTAAGTCACTTGATGTTCCCGAATCAAATGCAGACGTGATTGCCGCCAGTGAAGTACGTTTAAGAGCATTACTTATCGCTACTTCTGATGTTATCTACAGCATGAGCGCTGACTGGCGGGTGATGAGGGAACTTGATGGACGTGGTTTTTTAAAAGACGCTAAAGAACCTACAATTGATTGGAAATCCAATAATGTCCACCCGGAAGATTTGGATAAAGTAAATGCAGCTATTGATGAAGCCATAAAGGAAAAGAAAATATTTCAGTTGGAGCATCGTGTACTTCGGGTTGATGGTACACCAGGCTGGACGTTCTCAAGAGCAGTCCCTATATTGGATGATCAGGATCAAATTATAGAATGGTTCGGTACAGCAAGTGATATAACCGAACGTAAAAATACTGAAGAGGCCTTAAGGATATCAAGAGTGCTGTCAGACCAGCAGAAAAGAGTGTATGAAACAATTACATCAAACACGCCTGATCTGATGTACGTTTTTGATCTTAATTACCGTTTCACCTATGCGAATAGTGCGCTTCTTTCCATGTGGGGTAAAACCTGGGATACTGCCATTGGTAAAAAATTACTGGAAAATGGATATGAACCATGGCATGCCGAAATGCATGAAAGAGAGATCGATCAGATTATAAAAACCAAACAACCTATCCGGGGAGAAGTATCTTTTCCCCATGCCATTCTGGGCCGCCGGGTATATGACTACATTCTAACACCAGTACTTAATGAGCAAGGTGAGGTAGAAGCTGTAGCAGGCACCACCCGTGACATCACTGAACGTAAACAATGGGAAGAAGCACTTGCTACAGGAGCAGAAGAATTACAAGCCATTAATGAAGAAATGGCGGCTACCAATGAAGAACTGGCAGCTTCTAACGAGGTATTAACCACAACAAATGAAAAGCTCGCTTTGGTCAATCAGGAGCTGCTTATCGCCAAGCAAAAGGTCGAAGAAGCACAAGCTGCCTTTCGATTAGCGGTCAGTGCCGCAAATTTTGGCACCTGGTTTATTCATTCCGTTACCAGAGAATTCATCACCGACGCCCGCTTAAAAGAATTATTTGGTTATTACCCTGAAGAACCGCTCTCCATTGAGCAGGCAACGGCACAGATCACAGAAGAATACCGTGATTATGCTTCATCAACGCTCGAAAATGCTATTTACAATAATGGTGACTATGATATTACCTACCCTGTAATAGGTTTTCATGATCATAAATTACGTTGGCTCCGGGCCATAGGAAACTTGAAAGTAGATCCATCGGGTACATTTTCTGCTTTCACCGGGGTGGTAATGGATATAACAGAACAACATTTAGCCGCAGCAGAAATCAAACATGCAGAAGAAAATCTTCGTATGGCAATCGATGCTGCCGGGCTAGGCACTTATTATATCAATGCCGCAGAACGAATTTTTGTCGTATCAGCTAAGCTAAAGGAGTTCTTTGGCTATTTTCCAGAGGATGAAGTTACTTATGATGCCGCTATTAACCAGATCCACCCAGATTACCGTCAGGAAGTTGTAAACTCAATAGAATCTGCTTTTACAAAAGGTACACGATTCGATATGGAGTATCCGATCATTGGTTATCACGATGGCAAAACACGCTGGGTTAGAGGAATTGGTGAAGTTCAGCACCGAGAAGGCACAAACTATTTTACTGGACTAATTCATGAGATTACGGAGAAAAAATTAGATGAAATCCGTAAAAATGATTTTATAGGGATGGTAAGTCACGAATTAAAAACACCCTTGACTTCGATGAAAGGATATATTCAGTTGCTACTTGTCAAATTGAAAAAACAAGAAGACGATTTCTTTATAGGAGCACTGGAGAAGGCAAATGGTCAGGTCACCAAAATGACCAGCATGATTAATGGGTTTTTAAACTTATCCAGATTGGAATCAGGGAAGATACATATTGACCTTAAAAAGTTTGACCTTGCTCTTTTAGTCAAAGAAGTTGAGCTGGAATTTTTGGCCACTACTTTAGGCCACCAACTTTTATTTGAACCAATTGAATCCAGCTTCGTGAATGCTGATAGAGAAAAGATTGGACAGGTAATCCATAATCTGATTAGCAATGCTATTAAATATTCACCTTCAGGCAGTAGTATCAGTATTGCGTGCTACTCAGCTAATGGACTTGCAAACATCAGTATAAAAGACCATGGCATGGGTATTAAATCAGATGATCTTCCTAAAATATTTGATAGGTATTACCGCGTGGAAGGTAATCACATGTTCTCCATTTCTGGTTTTGGGATCGGTTTATATTTATGTTCTGAAATAATTAACCGGCATGAGGGAAAAATATGGGCAGAAAGCGAATTTGGTAAAGGGTCTACATTTGGTTTCAGTCTGGCTAAAGTATATAATCAATAA
- a CDS encoding flavin reductase family protein gives MISIPSEQIYQLEKQYRISLINSLVGYKSLNLLGTISKEGITNLCIISSVFHLGANPPLLGLVIRPERAHNDTLNNIKSTGQYTLNNVLPEWYMQAHQTSASYAAGISEFDTCGFQKLYADHFKAPFVKQSTIRIGLELREIIDVELNGTTILIGEIVQILADDAMITDDGTVDHVKAKTMTVAGLDTYFLPQPIGRLAYAKPGIDPHKSA, from the coding sequence ATGATAAGCATTCCGAGTGAACAGATTTATCAACTGGAAAAACAATATAGAATAAGCCTGATCAATAGCTTAGTTGGATATAAATCTTTGAATCTTCTGGGGACCATCAGCAAAGAAGGTATCACCAATTTATGTATTATTAGTTCGGTCTTTCATCTCGGTGCTAACCCGCCGCTTTTGGGTTTGGTTATACGACCGGAAAGAGCGCACAATGATACCCTCAACAATATTAAATCAACAGGTCAGTATACTTTGAATAATGTATTGCCAGAGTGGTATATGCAGGCACACCAGACCAGTGCTTCTTATGCTGCTGGTATATCTGAATTTGATACCTGTGGATTTCAAAAGTTGTATGCAGATCATTTTAAAGCACCTTTTGTAAAGCAATCGACTATTCGTATTGGCTTGGAGTTAAGAGAGATTATTGATGTAGAGCTGAATGGTACAACTATTTTGATTGGAGAAATTGTTCAGATATTAGCTGATGATGCGATGATAACTGATGATGGAACAGTTGATCATGTTAAAGCAAAAACAATGACAGTTGCGGGATTGGATACGTATTTTCTTCCACAACCTATTGGGCGTCTGGCTTACGCCAAGCCGGGAATTGATCCGCATAAATCTGCATAA
- a CDS encoding phytoene/squalene synthase family protein, whose product MKEIFDNLSAEFSKMITKRYSTSFSLGIYFLDEKIRQPIYSIYGFVRLADEIVDSFHEYDKGILLSKFKRDCFEAIADGISLNPVLNSFQQVVNKYHIEKQLIELFIQSMEMDLKQEYYTPEKYDQYILGSAQVVGLMCLQVFTEGDKTQYEKLKDSAMKLGSAFQKINFLRDVSADYYTLSRNYFPNVNLATFSNLEKSIIENDIEEDFRLALNGIRQLPSSSRNGVYLAYVYYKKLFNKIKNCPAEKVMTGRIRISNARKFGLMFDSIIRYKTNTI is encoded by the coding sequence ATGAAAGAAATATTTGATAATTTATCGGCCGAGTTCAGTAAAATGATAACCAAACGTTACAGTACAAGTTTCTCATTGGGTATTTATTTTTTAGATGAAAAGATCCGTCAACCTATTTATTCCATTTATGGTTTTGTGAGGTTAGCAGATGAAATTGTAGATAGTTTTCATGAATATGATAAAGGCATTTTATTATCAAAATTTAAAAGAGATTGCTTTGAGGCTATTGCAGATGGAATCAGCCTGAACCCAGTACTGAATTCTTTCCAGCAAGTTGTGAACAAATATCATATTGAAAAGCAACTTATAGAATTATTTATTCAAAGTATGGAAATGGATCTGAAGCAAGAATATTATACACCTGAAAAGTATGATCAATATATTCTCGGCTCTGCTCAGGTGGTAGGCTTAATGTGTTTGCAGGTCTTTACTGAAGGGGATAAAACACAATATGAAAAGCTAAAGGATTCGGCAATGAAACTGGGCTCTGCATTTCAAAAGATAAACTTCCTCAGAGATGTAAGTGCTGACTATTATACATTAAGCCGTAATTATTTTCCAAATGTGAATTTAGCCACTTTTTCTAATCTTGAAAAATCAATTATAGAAAATGATATAGAAGAAGATTTCAGATTGGCACTAAATGGAATCCGGCAATTACCATCTTCTTCCAGAAATGGCGTTTACCTTGCTTATGTATACTATAAAAAGTTGTTTAATAAGATTAAAAACTGTCCAGCCGAAAAGGTAATGACAGGAAGAATCCGTATTTCCAATGCACGTAAGTTCGGATTGATGTTTGACTCTATTATTCGTTACAAAACCAATACTATATAA
- a CDS encoding MarR family winged helix-turn-helix transcriptional regulator, whose protein sequence is MYYDLISEVIGLIKIYEQESDHKSQDGYLFAQWMNQHYKSSPQIIEEPEWEGKTNGRSADSVINTSLVHLYRYAKLNAKAAIANTSFSTPDEFIYLISLVSFGSMTKTALIKLNIHEKSAGMQIVNRLINNGLVEQSALDSDKRNRMIHITSKGTQMLNESMQNIKKASRDVTEPLSHLEKMDLIRLLTKLESFHESKTRIIS, encoded by the coding sequence ATGTATTACGATTTAATAAGTGAGGTTATAGGCTTAATTAAGATTTATGAACAGGAATCTGATCATAAAAGTCAGGACGGATACTTATTTGCACAGTGGATGAACCAACATTATAAAAGCTCTCCTCAAATTATTGAGGAGCCTGAATGGGAGGGGAAGACAAATGGACGTTCTGCTGATAGCGTAATTAATACTTCGCTGGTACATCTTTACAGGTACGCCAAACTAAATGCAAAAGCTGCAATAGCAAATACATCTTTTTCTACCCCCGATGAATTTATTTATTTAATCAGCCTGGTTTCATTTGGCAGTATGACTAAAACGGCTCTTATCAAACTAAATATTCATGAAAAATCGGCGGGAATGCAAATTGTGAATAGATTAATTAACAATGGACTGGTTGAGCAGTCAGCATTAGATAGTGATAAAAGAAACAGAATGATTCACATTACTTCAAAAGGGACTCAAATGCTGAATGAAAGTATGCAGAATATAAAAAAAGCATCAAGGGATGTGACCGAGCCACTTTCACACCTGGAAAAAATGGATTTAATCAGGTTACTGACAAAACTTGAAAGCTTTCATGAATCTAAAACAAGGATAATTTCTTAA
- a CDS encoding DUF892 family protein: protein MILENIYLEKLSEIFVAEKKYILCLKKLSAAALTDELRMGISPDSSDQHLHIERLKLCLEIKKSKKAGAISTLDQHFFEHCKDVVKGKVPSVEKDISILHISQQIFQRKIQSFSSLQHMAIALGEEQSALLLEQCFKDDQNAYNYLVQVSQNIIYPKSVI from the coding sequence ATGATACTTGAAAATATTTACTTAGAGAAATTAAGCGAAATTTTTGTCGCCGAAAAGAAGTACATTCTTTGCTTGAAAAAACTTTCAGCCGCTGCATTAACAGATGAACTGCGCATGGGGATTTCACCAGATTCTTCCGATCAGCACTTGCACATTGAGCGTTTAAAACTGTGTCTTGAAATAAAGAAATCGAAAAAGGCTGGGGCCATTTCAACGCTTGATCAGCACTTTTTTGAACACTGTAAAGATGTGGTTAAAGGAAAAGTTCCATCAGTGGAAAAGGATATTTCTATCCTGCACATTTCCCAGCAGATTTTTCAGCGAAAAATTCAGAGCTTTAGTTCTTTGCAGCATATGGCAATAGCTTTGGGTGAGGAGCAATCTGCTTTATTGCTGGAACAATGTTTTAAGGACGACCAGAATGCATATAATTACCTGGTGCAAGTTTCACAAAACATTATCTATCCTAAATCAGTAATCTAG
- a CDS encoding type 1 glutamine amidotransferase domain-containing protein — MKRILMILTSHQQMENTDSKTGVWLGEFTDPYYEFIDQGYQVTLASPLGGKPPVDTMSELTEHITGANRRFVDDEFAQSAFTHTHTLVGLSATDFDAVFFPGGHGPIWDLADNELSAKLIMEFFDLDKPVAAVCHGPAALIKAAELSPGLLAGKKLTSFTNTEEKLVGRSDNIPYKLEDKLIELGADFKSALLPFLVNVETDGLLITGQNPLSAGPVAKALIQVLEMDYSG, encoded by the coding sequence ATGAAGCGAATACTAATGATACTGACTTCCCATCAGCAAATGGAAAATACTGATAGTAAAACCGGTGTATGGCTTGGAGAGTTTACTGATCCTTATTATGAATTTATTGACCAGGGATACCAGGTCACTTTAGCAAGTCCATTAGGTGGAAAGCCGCCTGTGGATACGATGAGTGAACTAACTGAGCATATTACCGGTGCTAACCGCAGATTTGTGGATGATGAATTTGCCCAAAGTGCATTTACGCATACGCATACATTGGTCGGGTTATCTGCTACTGATTTTGATGCGGTTTTTTTTCCTGGTGGTCACGGCCCAATCTGGGACCTGGCTGATAATGAGTTAAGTGCAAAATTGATCATGGAGTTCTTTGATCTGGACAAACCAGTAGCAGCGGTTTGTCATGGCCCGGCGGCTTTGATTAAGGCAGCAGAGCTTTCGCCGGGATTATTAGCTGGTAAAAAGCTGACAAGTTTTACTAATACAGAAGAAAAATTGGTAGGAAGATCGGATAATATTCCGTACAAACTAGAGGACAAACTTATTGAACTTGGAGCTGATTTTAAATCTGCTTTGCTTCCTTTTCTCGTTAATGTGGAAACTGATGGACTACTGATTACAGGGCAGAACCCGTTATCGGCAGGGCCTGTGGCTAAGGCGCTAATTCAAGTTTTGGAAATGGATTATTCCGGATAA